In one window of Juglans regia cultivar Chandler chromosome 3, Walnut 2.0, whole genome shotgun sequence DNA:
- the LOC118348011 gene encoding protein FAR1-RELATED SEQUENCE 5-like: MPFAPFVGVNHHGQSILLGASLISSEDTSTFVWLFEAWLECMNGRAPAAIITDQDRAMKNAIEIVFPNARHRYCLWHIMRKLPEKLGSHSGYNAGLKTAIQSAVYDTQNCEQFEEKWGQLIQKYDLIDNAWLQGLYTERSFWVPVYLKGVFWAGMSTTQQFESMNAFFDGYVHSGMTLKEFVDQFDNALRKKVEAETTADFQSCNQTIPCVSLFKIEMQFQLLYTNAKFKEVQAEVWGMLLCNPSLVGTEGSISTFDVAEEISTPDGQSRIVKYMVYFNEYECEVQCTCALFEMRGILCRKNLKRRYTLVKSSYDDVRVNADARRYELLVQRCLRFATRVSRNDKHVNAFFHMLEDFEHKYVGLEPESGSTKLKENVVGDKDKKILSPHVVLGKGRPPTRRKVPMVEKATRKRKKKQTYRSLFEDASQNVDIPMSSGGDIVDEVVIPTQCSALTQVRPSANDEVEDAFGYCCRKLNSDNFFVDK; this comes from the exons ATGCCGTTTGCTCCCTTTGTTGGAGTAAACCATCATGGACAGTCCATACTCTTAGGGGCAAGCTTGATTTCAAGCGAGGACACAAGTACATTCGTGTGGTTGTTTGAAGCATGGTTAGAATGCATGAATGGACGAGCACCCGCAGCCATCATAACAGACCAAGACAGGGCAATGAAGAATGCGATTGAAATTGTATTCCCGAATGCAAGACATAGATATTGTCTCTGGCACATAATGCGGAAACTGCCGGAGAAATTGGGATCCCACTCGGGATATAACGCAGGACTGAAGACTGCAATTCAGAGTGCAGTCTATGATACACAAAATTGTGAACAATTTGAGGAGAAGTGGGGGCAGTTAATTCAAAAGTATGACCTTATCGACAATGCATGGTTGCAGGGGTTGTACACCGAGAGGTCATTTTGGGTGCCAGTTTACTTGAAAGGTGTATTCTGGGCTGGTATGAGCACTACCCAACAGTTTGAAAGCATGAACGCCTTCTTCGACGGATATGTGCATTCCGGTATGACATTGAAAGAATTTGTCGATCAATTTGACAATGCTTTGAGGAAGAAGGTGGAGGCCGAGACGACAGCTGATTTCCAGTCCTGTAACCAAACAATCCCATGTGTATCCCTATTCAAAATTGAGATGCAGTTTCAATTATTATACACGAATGCAAAATTCAAAGAGGTCCAAGCAGAGGTTTGGGGGATGCTTTTATGTAACCCTTCACTTGTGGGCACTGAAGGTAGCATTTCCACGTTCGATGTTGCAGAAGAAATCTCTACACCTGATGGACAGTCCAGAATTGTGAAGTACATGGTTTACTTTAATGAATATGAATGCGAAGTTCAATGCACGTGTGCCTTGTTTGAGATGAGGGGGATTCTCTGCAG GAAAAACTTAAAGAGAAGATACACACTGGTTAAGAGTAGCTATGATGATGTACGGGTCAATGCGGATGCACGACGCTATGAGCTTCTCGTACAAAGATGTCTAAGATTTGCGACGCGTGTATCTCGAAATGATAAGCATGTGAATGCATTCTTTCATATGTTGGAGGACTTTGAGCATAAGTATGTAGGATTAGAGCCTGAGTCTGGTTCAACAAAGTTAAAAGAGAACGTGGTTGGCGATAaggataagaaaatattaagcccgCACGTTGTTTTGGGGAAAGGGAGACCCCCAACAAGAAGAAAGGTCCCAATGGTCGAGAAGGCTACAAGGAAGCGAAAGAAGAAACAG acTTACAGGAGTCTATTTGAAGACGCTTCACAGAATGTGGACATCCCGATGTCAAGCGGAGGTGATATTGTTGACGAGGTTGTTATCCCAACCCAGTGTAGTGCTCTAACACAAGTAAGGCCTTCGGCCAATGATGAG GTTGAAGATGCATTTGGCTACTGTTGTAGGAAGCTGAATTCTGACAATTTCTTTGTGGATAAGTGA